A window of the Chloroflexus sp. Y-396-1 genome harbors these coding sequences:
- a CDS encoding helical backbone metal receptor, with amino-acid sequence MIVYDALGRRIELTAPPQRIVSLVPSMTEWLFSVGAGDRVIGITDYCIEPAAALQRLPRLRGTKNPDRAAILALKPDLIIAEQEENRERDVNALSAAGLQVYVTAIRSVADAATQLAALAAVLDVVAEATPLTDALQQVLLDPPLPTYRVLAMIWRDPWMAIGRDTYAGDLLRLSGCRNVAEALPGRYPRAALADFLALEPEVILLPSEPYPFGERDRLTLIEAGARCRIEFCDGMALTWPGPRTPAAIAMFRRMFGGDDEPTHPLA; translated from the coding sequence ATGATAGTCTATGATGCGCTTGGACGACGCATAGAACTGACAGCGCCGCCACAGCGTATTGTCTCGCTGGTGCCGAGTATGACTGAGTGGTTGTTCAGCGTTGGCGCCGGAGATCGGGTAATCGGCATTACCGACTACTGCATTGAACCGGCGGCAGCGTTGCAACGTCTGCCACGGCTACGGGGAACAAAGAATCCGGATCGCGCTGCCATTCTTGCACTCAAGCCTGACCTGATCATTGCCGAGCAAGAAGAGAACCGAGAACGGGACGTGAACGCTCTGAGCGCCGCCGGGCTTCAGGTATATGTGACTGCGATTCGGAGTGTCGCCGATGCCGCCACTCAACTGGCAGCGTTGGCGGCGGTTTTAGATGTCGTTGCAGAAGCAACACCGCTTACTGATGCCTTGCAGCAAGTGCTTCTTGATCCACCATTGCCAACGTATCGTGTGCTAGCCATGATCTGGCGTGACCCCTGGATGGCTATCGGGCGCGACACGTATGCTGGTGATCTGCTCCGGCTAAGTGGTTGCAGGAACGTCGCAGAGGCACTTCCAGGTCGCTACCCACGGGCAGCACTGGCCGATTTCCTCGCTCTCGAACCAGAAGTGATCTTACTACCAAGCGAGCCGTATCCTTTCGGTGAACGCGATAGGCTGACACTGATCGAAGCCGGTGCTCGTTGCCGGATCGAGTTCTGCGATGGAATGGCACTGACCTGGCCCGGTCCACGCACACCAGCAGCAATTGCAATGTTTCGTCGAATGTTCGGGGGAGATGATGAACCCACTCATCCGCTTGCGTGA
- a CDS encoding winged helix-turn-helix domain-containing protein — MIDHIDNYNTIISTEALDTLAAERESHLQPPVFVEPDRYAAYTGMRSLVIVGDSGSGKTALRLALTRQVAPENTSPTYLVVNWQPEPFEDVHGSPAVRVFVRQALHACATTLLTILVKHPDLFRRAPPTVQMTFHRFIQAHISADRQHLWASMAKQAVNDEGKALGQHLIFEPATAILYPDTTEQRIIAYLTATLQRIGIRGVWVTIDGFDPWLRGSTALMSELIIAILSTLELLDLNGFAIKMFAPRALESDITRSWGIVKGRIELDTLTWTPEQLTTITERRIAAKIGKPSLHLSDLCVADRDIRDWLQRYGGSTPRGWLRLIRPVVDAFAAAGASHSLPHSVWNSLKRTHPPRLSIDLKADRVFIGEAEIVGLQPRSYRLLRYLYENHSRRVPRSELYYRAYLGLAEEPRTHDDHGWEDPANWTNVLDNAILRLRRIIEPDPRHPIYIITNRGWGVKLEHAI, encoded by the coding sequence ATGATAGACCATATAGACAATTACAACACGATTATTTCCACTGAAGCGCTCGATACACTGGCTGCAGAGCGCGAATCCCATCTGCAACCGCCAGTGTTTGTCGAGCCGGACCGGTATGCCGCCTATACCGGTATGCGCTCGCTGGTCATCGTCGGTGACAGTGGTTCAGGAAAGACGGCGCTACGTTTGGCGCTGACTCGCCAAGTCGCCCCGGAAAATACCTCGCCAACATACCTGGTGGTAAACTGGCAGCCGGAACCGTTCGAAGATGTGCATGGCAGTCCAGCAGTGCGGGTCTTTGTGCGCCAGGCACTGCATGCCTGCGCAACAACACTACTCACGATCTTAGTCAAACACCCTGACCTGTTTCGCCGCGCACCACCAACTGTTCAGATGACGTTCCACCGGTTTATTCAGGCACACATCAGCGCCGACAGACAACATCTGTGGGCGTCTATGGCAAAACAAGCGGTTAATGACGAAGGTAAAGCGCTCGGTCAGCATCTGATATTTGAGCCGGCGACAGCAATCCTATACCCTGATACAACCGAACAACGTATCATTGCTTACCTGACTGCAACTCTCCAGCGGATTGGGATACGTGGTGTATGGGTAACGATTGATGGGTTCGATCCCTGGCTACGAGGATCAACCGCTCTCATGTCAGAACTAATAATTGCCATCCTCTCAACGCTCGAACTTCTCGATCTGAATGGTTTTGCAATCAAAATGTTTGCGCCACGTGCTCTCGAATCAGATATTACCAGAAGTTGGGGTATCGTTAAAGGTCGCATTGAGCTAGACACTCTCACGTGGACGCCAGAACAATTGACGACAATCACCGAACGCCGCATTGCAGCGAAGATAGGAAAACCATCACTGCACTTGAGCGACCTCTGTGTGGCCGATCGGGATATTCGTGACTGGTTGCAACGCTACGGCGGAAGCACGCCACGCGGCTGGCTCAGATTGATTCGCCCGGTGGTTGATGCTTTTGCCGCTGCTGGTGCATCGCATTCGCTTCCTCATAGCGTATGGAATTCGCTCAAGCGCACCCATCCGCCCCGTCTCTCCATTGACCTTAAAGCCGACCGTGTCTTCATCGGTGAGGCCGAGATTGTCGGGTTGCAACCACGTTCCTACCGGCTGCTTCGCTATCTATACGAGAACCACTCGCGGCGTGTCCCGCGCAGCGAACTCTACTACCGCGCCTATCTGGGTCTGGCCGAAGAGCCGCGCACCCACGACGATCACGGTTGGGAGGATCCTGCCAACTGGACAAACGTTCTCGATAATGCCATCCTGCGCCTGCGTCGGATCATCGAACCTGATCCCCGCCATCCGATTTATATCATTACTAATCGTGGTTGGGGAGTTAAACTAGAACATGCTATTTGA
- a CDS encoding proline reductase: MGLIARIIENAGISTICIVSLKAIAEQVRPPRTLHLAWPFGHPLGEPGNRIQQLAVLHAALQGLVTAQPGQILEPGWRWRREQYTLPEGWG, encoded by the coding sequence GTGGGACTGATCGCACGTATTATCGAGAACGCTGGCATCAGCACAATCTGTATCGTGAGTCTGAAAGCAATTGCTGAACAAGTTCGTCCGCCGCGCACCCTGCATTTGGCGTGGCCGTTCGGGCATCCCCTCGGCGAGCCAGGGAATCGGATACAGCAGCTTGCCGTGCTGCACGCAGCGTTGCAGGGACTGGTTACTGCGCAACCAGGGCAAATTTTGGAACCAGGCTGGCGTTGGCGACGCGAACAGTATACGCTGCCGGAGGGGTGGGGGTAG
- a CDS encoding DUF547 domain-containing protein yields the protein MNPLIRLREAALNTLLGTREHEVLNDPPPPPVAVDGVTLAAELKRAVNRFKAMAMDEEGRQVAYQRLRNNPDYLAYRAELTPLLQGFDPASLPDRQTRLAFWINLYNALVIDAVITFGVTTSVAEQWAGLSFFRAAAYRIGGQRCSLDDIEHGILRANRGHPFIPGPQFADNDPRLTWIIDPPDYRIHFALNCASRSCPPIGVYSAEQIEQQLDLALRNFVAADVTIDPDRAEIHLSRIFDWYRDDFGGPNGIIQLLRQALPDDERRAWLMQARRGRLVYRPYDWTLNII from the coding sequence ATGAACCCACTCATCCGCTTGCGTGAAGCAGCGCTCAATACCTTACTGGGAACTCGCGAGCACGAGGTGCTGAACGATCCCCCACCACCACCTGTTGCTGTCGATGGGGTCACTCTGGCGGCTGAACTGAAACGGGCCGTGAACCGCTTTAAGGCGATGGCAATGGATGAAGAAGGCAGACAGGTAGCGTACCAACGCCTGCGTAACAATCCGGATTACCTCGCGTATCGCGCCGAGCTAACCCCTCTTTTACAGGGGTTTGATCCCGCTTCCCTGCCGGATCGCCAAACCCGGCTGGCCTTCTGGATCAATCTCTACAACGCGCTGGTTATTGATGCCGTCATTACCTTCGGAGTCACAACCAGCGTTGCCGAGCAGTGGGCTGGCCTTAGCTTTTTTCGAGCGGCAGCATACCGGATCGGTGGTCAACGCTGTTCACTCGATGATATTGAGCATGGCATTCTCCGCGCCAATCGTGGTCACCCGTTCATTCCCGGCCCCCAGTTTGCCGACAATGACCCACGGCTCACCTGGATCATCGATCCACCCGATTACCGCATCCACTTTGCGCTCAACTGCGCTAGCCGCTCGTGTCCACCGATTGGAGTGTACAGCGCTGAACAGATCGAACAACAGCTCGATCTGGCGCTACGTAATTTCGTGGCCGCCGATGTCACTATCGATCCAGACCGCGCTGAGATTCATCTGTCGCGTATTTTTGACTGGTACCGCGACGATTTTGGCGGGCCGAACGGGATTATTCAACTCCTCCGCCAAGCCCTACCAGATGACGAACGGCGGGCATGGCTCATGCAAGCGCGGCGTGGTCGGCTGGTCTATCGCCCTTACGACTGGACATTGAACATTATCTGA
- a CDS encoding glycine/sarcosine/betaine reductase selenoprotein B family protein — protein MADDWRKRSLKELYRLTGQIFSQIPELARLWGGAYQALNFADVPFTPLRKPLSECRLALITTGGVHRRDQEPFDMDDPRGDATYRRIPASTPLHELTITHDYYDHSDADRDLNILFPLELVRHLVSRGIIGSLADSYGFMGHIEPPHLNTLIQQTVPEVATFLKQDQVDAVLLTPG, from the coding sequence ATGGCTGACGACTGGCGCAAACGATCGCTGAAAGAACTCTACCGCTTAACCGGTCAAATCTTCTCGCAGATTCCAGAGCTAGCGCGTCTGTGGGGAGGTGCTTATCAGGCACTCAACTTCGCCGATGTTCCCTTCACTCCTCTACGCAAACCGCTGTCCGAGTGTCGCCTGGCGCTTATCACTACCGGCGGTGTACACCGGCGCGATCAGGAACCGTTTGACATGGATGATCCACGCGGCGATGCTACGTATCGTCGTATTCCTGCCTCAACTCCCTTGCATGAATTGACCATTACCCACGACTACTACGACCACAGCGATGCCGATCGTGACCTGAACATTCTCTTCCCTCTCGAACTTGTGCGGCATCTGGTGAGTCGTGGTATCATTGGCAGCCTGGCCGACAGCTACGGCTTCATGGGCCACATCGAACCACCTCACCTCAACACACTGATCCAGCAGACTGTGCCGGAAGTTGCTACCTTCCTCAAACAAGACCAGGTTGATGCAGTCTTGCTGACACCTGGCTGA
- a CDS encoding ATP-binding protein, translating to MTQTDLPVYKADLFVNRDKEIETVTKALENIARGDAEQVRTIVFQGERGLGKSWLALHLHRFAIKEKASPRIPDYRIVSFLISLTPPPERLQKGEREWYIPNNDISQIASGDERHYEHLLQELLAWIAKQLDIVRTPYASLRDLSAWLAQDVRKKLESERKLIICLILDSVFEANRGFLDYLERYLLAAFAALPRVLIIMTGRGRPYLWKSPYLRIEREDQSLTPFSHKQVAEQIKKSLQKSSQGSSQGSSQGSSQGSSQESPQESPHDTSIAANLSDEAIEQLAGKVINLGGGYPLTNELLARALVHQVLDRSPKSDDLEQAINSATIDNKVLEDVASRLLEVIPTERRAKLREVLDALCVLKDGFREHEMPYFLAELRDTKPEGPEYTITAMRDLRDLLLETNLGRWQDARYVLDEAVRTVLEQLLKLQKQEVWQRLHKRAANLYEDWAKRYPNSRQYFEQRATYHRSVLAEAKDGGHSV from the coding sequence ATGACACAAACCGATCTGCCGGTGTACAAAGCCGATCTCTTTGTCAATCGCGATAAAGAGATCGAAACGGTAACTAAGGCTCTTGAGAACATTGCACGCGGCGATGCTGAGCAGGTGCGGACAATAGTGTTTCAAGGCGAACGTGGATTAGGCAAAAGCTGGCTGGCGCTTCATCTCCATCGCTTTGCTATAAAAGAGAAAGCATCCCCTCGGATACCAGATTATCGCATCGTATCGTTCTTAATCAGTCTTACACCGCCCCCTGAAAGATTGCAAAAAGGTGAACGAGAATGGTATATCCCCAACAATGATATATCTCAGATCGCGAGCGGGGATGAGCGGCACTACGAACACTTGCTTCAGGAGCTTCTTGCCTGGATCGCGAAACAACTTGACATTGTTCGCACACCTTACGCTTCATTGCGCGATCTCTCCGCGTGGCTGGCACAGGACGTCAGAAAGAAGCTGGAGTCAGAACGAAAGCTGATAATCTGCCTGATTCTAGACTCGGTGTTCGAAGCAAACAGGGGCTTCCTCGATTATCTAGAACGCTACCTACTCGCCGCGTTTGCAGCGTTACCACGTGTTTTAATCATTATGACAGGCCGTGGCCGTCCATATCTCTGGAAATCTCCTTATCTGCGCATCGAACGTGAAGACCAATCGCTCACTCCTTTCTCGCATAAACAGGTTGCCGAGCAGATAAAAAAATCACTTCAAAAATCATCTCAAGGATCATCTCAGGGATCATCCCAAGGATCATCTCAAGGATCATCTCAAGAATCACCTCAAGAATCACCACACGATACATCCATAGCTGCCAATCTTTCCGACGAAGCGATCGAACAACTAGCAGGGAAAGTGATCAACCTAGGTGGTGGGTATCCGCTGACGAATGAGTTGCTTGCCAGAGCCTTGGTACATCAAGTGCTCGACAGATCACCGAAGAGTGATGATCTCGAACAAGCAATCAATAGCGCGACCATTGATAACAAAGTGCTAGAGGATGTAGCAAGCCGCTTGTTAGAAGTGATACCCACGGAACGGCGCGCCAAGTTGCGAGAAGTACTCGATGCGCTGTGTGTGCTTAAGGATGGGTTTCGCGAACATGAGATGCCTTACTTTCTAGCGGAACTGCGTGATACGAAACCGGAGGGACCAGAATACACGATTACAGCTATGCGTGACTTGCGAGATCTTCTGCTTGAAACGAACCTAGGACGCTGGCAAGATGCAAGGTACGTCCTCGACGAAGCAGTGCGTACTGTTCTTGAACAGCTTCTGAAATTGCAAAAGCAAGAAGTCTGGCAACGCTTGCACAAACGGGCTGCAAATCTGTACGAAGACTGGGCGAAAAGGTATCCGAACAGTAGGCAGTACTTTGAACAGCGCGCCACATACCATCGTAGCGTGCTAGCGGAAGCGAAAGATGGCGGTCATTCTGTTTGA